From Eubacterium sp. 1001713B170207_170306_E7, one genomic window encodes:
- a CDS encoding DUF1062 domain-containing protein — protein sequence MKKIIWKIEPLEPPLVSRHCKKCGKKEEFTCSGQFRVNAQRKYLDIWLIYKCVKCDTTWNAAVYSRVSPQTLNHGLLEGFYSNDEKLARQYALDFQFLRRNGAEVVPARCSVSGDIPVSGEISEVELQTEYVLPVKVSTLVRDKLCLSQKHYLEMVAEEKIKCGSGQDLRKCRVKNGITLIFR from the coding sequence ATGAAAAAAATTATCTGGAAAATTGAACCCCTTGAGCCGCCGTTGGTGTCAAGGCATTGTAAAAAATGCGGTAAAAAGGAAGAATTCACCTGCTCAGGACAGTTTCGGGTTAACGCTCAGCGCAAGTATCTGGATATCTGGCTGATCTATAAATGCGTAAAATGTGATACAACCTGGAACGCGGCAGTATATTCGCGCGTGTCGCCCCAGACGTTAAACCACGGCTTATTGGAGGGGTTTTACAGCAATGATGAAAAGCTTGCCCGGCAGTATGCCCTGGATTTTCAGTTTCTGAGAAGAAACGGCGCCGAGGTGGTGCCGGCACGCTGCTCTGTTTCTGGCGATATACCCGTATCCGGGGAAATATCAGAAGTGGAGCTGCAAACCGAGTACGTGCTTCCCGTCAAGGTTTCCACACTGGTACGGGACAAGCTGTGCCTGTCACAGAAGCATTATCTGGAAATGGTCGCAGAGGAAAAGATAAAGTGCGGCTCTGGGCAAGATTTGCGAAAGTGCAGAGTGAAAAATGGAATTACCCTTATCTTTCGGTAA
- a CDS encoding CD3324 family protein gives MSYKKAIHILPRELLEKVQEYIDGEFIYIPRIADNKKCWGASTSTRQELKERNARIYADYLAGVSMEALTEKYFLSLKSIQRIIGQLKKEKNH, from the coding sequence ATGAGCTATAAGAAAGCAATACATATTCTGCCGCGTGAGCTGTTGGAAAAGGTTCAGGAGTATATTGACGGGGAGTTTATCTACATTCCGAGAATTGCTGATAACAAAAAGTGCTGGGGCGCATCGACCTCGACGCGTCAGGAATTGAAAGAGCGGAATGCCCGTATTTATGCGGACTATCTGGCAGGAGTGTCGATGGAGGCTCTGACGGAAAAGTATTTCCTTTCCCTGAAGAGTATCCAGAGAATTATCGGGCAGTTGAAAAAAGAAAAAAATCATTGA
- the metG gene encoding methionine--tRNA ligase — MDSARPASRQKSTDKEDPELKEKYYVTTPIYYPSSDLHIGHTYTTVAADTLKRFKKLQGYDAYMITGIDEHGQKIEKVAEEKGMSPQDFVDEEATRIAELWKLMQIDNDQLIRTTDPQHMKTIQRIFKKLYDQGDIYKGKYEGWYCTPCESFWTESQVVDGKCPDCGRPVEMASEEAYFFKMSKYADRLLKHIEAHPDFIRPESRKNEMINNFIKPGLQDLCVSRTSFSWGVPVDFDPEHVVYVWIDALPNYLSALGYLNDKPDLMEQYWPANVHLVGKDIIRFHTIYWPIMLMALDLPLPDQIYGHGWILLKGGKMSKSVGNVVNPVELADKYGVDALRYYLLREMKDGSDGVYSEELLINRINADLVNDLGNLLSRTAAMTVKYFGGKIPEKREAEVLDAELIKLAENTPEVFAAHMDKVDFSRALEAVWKLVGRTNKYIDETEPWILCKDSGKYNRLAAVMYNLTEALRFIAVMVGPVMPDTGLKILERLKVPEALRTWESLAAFGQYPEEIEIECCDALFPRVETEKQNKKTKAVQKEKQKKPEMQSSDRITIDNFSKVELKTGEILACEKHPDADKLLVFQIDLGGEKRQIVSGIAEYYAPGDLIGMTVVVCVNLKPIVLRGVESNGMILSAIGGKKLSLLTVEDASMPAGSKVC; from the coding sequence ATGGATTCGGCGCGGCCTGCCTCGCGTCAAAAATCAACAGATAAAGAGGACCCAGAATTGAAAGAAAAGTATTATGTTACAACGCCTATTTATTATCCGAGCAGTGATTTGCACATAGGCCATACCTATACAACTGTGGCGGCGGATACGCTCAAGCGCTTTAAAAAGCTCCAGGGCTACGACGCCTATATGATTACAGGAATCGACGAGCACGGCCAGAAGATCGAAAAGGTCGCGGAGGAAAAAGGCATGTCTCCGCAGGACTTTGTGGATGAAGAAGCTACACGCATCGCAGAGCTCTGGAAGCTGATGCAGATTGATAATGACCAGCTCATCCGGACCACGGATCCCCAGCACATGAAGACCATTCAGCGCATCTTTAAAAAGCTTTATGACCAGGGTGACATCTATAAAGGAAAATACGAGGGCTGGTACTGTACTCCCTGTGAATCTTTCTGGACTGAAAGTCAGGTGGTTGACGGAAAGTGTCCGGACTGTGGCCGGCCGGTTGAGATGGCTTCTGAGGAGGCTTACTTTTTCAAAATGTCCAAATACGCAGACCGGCTGCTTAAACACATTGAAGCACACCCGGATTTTATCCGGCCGGAGTCGCGGAAAAATGAAATGATCAATAATTTCATCAAGCCTGGTCTTCAGGATCTTTGTGTGTCCCGAACCTCCTTTAGCTGGGGTGTTCCGGTTGACTTTGACCCTGAGCATGTTGTTTATGTCTGGATCGATGCACTGCCGAATTACCTGTCGGCTCTGGGCTATCTTAATGACAAGCCTGACCTGATGGAGCAGTACTGGCCGGCGAACGTCCATCTGGTAGGAAAAGACATCATACGCTTTCACACGATTTATTGGCCGATTATGCTGATGGCATTGGATTTACCGCTGCCAGATCAGATTTATGGTCATGGATGGATACTGCTTAAAGGCGGCAAGATGTCAAAATCAGTTGGAAATGTTGTGAATCCTGTGGAACTGGCGGATAAATATGGCGTAGATGCTCTGCGCTACTACCTGCTGAGGGAGATGAAGGACGGATCGGATGGTGTGTACAGTGAAGAGCTGTTGATAAATCGTATCAACGCGGATCTGGTCAATGATCTGGGAAACCTCCTGAGCAGAACAGCCGCGATGACTGTGAAATATTTTGGCGGGAAGATACCGGAGAAACGGGAAGCTGAGGTGCTGGATGCTGAGTTGATTAAACTGGCAGAGAATACACCTGAAGTTTTTGCTGCCCATATGGACAAAGTGGACTTCAGCAGAGCGCTGGAAGCGGTTTGGAAATTGGTTGGGCGAACCAACAAATATATTGATGAAACTGAGCCATGGATTTTGTGTAAAGATTCGGGAAAATACAACCGTCTGGCAGCAGTTATGTATAATCTGACAGAAGCCCTACGTTTTATCGCGGTTATGGTTGGCCCGGTAATGCCGGATACAGGCTTGAAGATACTTGAGCGTTTGAAGGTGCCGGAGGCGCTGAGAACCTGGGAAAGTCTGGCGGCGTTTGGACAGTATCCGGAAGAGATAGAAATTGAATGCTGTGACGCGCTGTTCCCGAGAGTGGAAACCGAAAAACAGAACAAGAAAACCAAGGCAGTGCAGAAAGAAAAGCAGAAGAAACCCGAAATGCAGAGTAGTGACAGGATCACCATTGATAATTTTTCAAAGGTTGAATTGAAAACCGGAGAGATCCTGGCCTGTGAGAAGCACCCGGACGCAGATAAGCTTTTAGTTTTTCAAATTGATCTGGGTGGTGAAAAGCGGCAGATTGTTTCGGGAATTGCGGAGTACTATGCCCCAGGGGATTTAATTGGAATGACGGTTGTGGTATGCGTTAATCTTAAACCTATCGTGCTGCGTGGCGTAGAATCCAATGGAATGATTTTGTCCGCCATCGGCGGAAAAAAACTTTCACTGCTGACCGTAGAGGATGCTTCGATGCCGGCGGGAAGTAAGGTTTGTTAA
- a CDS encoding MATE family efflux transporter, with translation MSVEKLNDFTKGSISGNIMRLAMPMMAAQLINVLYSVVDRVYIGHLPDASTLALTGLGLTFPIIMIITAFANLFGMGGAPLCSIARGKGDDRRAERIMGNSFAMLLITGVLLMMVCLIFKRPILYAFGASEQTFPYADSYVEIYLCGSLFVMIGLGMNSFINSQGFAKTGMMTVALGAVVNILLDPVFIFILGLGVRGAALATVLSQLLSALWVLRFLTGKKAIYRLSLKNMKLDFPLVGEIAGLGLSGFIMSVTNSAVQIVCNASLQFYGGDIYVGVMTVLNSIREVLTMPVQGITNGAQPVLGFNYGAGAYGRVRKGIQFTAVIGVAYTFIAWLILMLTPQAFIHIFNSEPELIRLGVPALYIYFFGFFMMALQFSGQTVFIALGKSKQAIFFSLLRKAIIVIPLTLFLPTVFNLGVNGVFLAEPISNFIGGAACFITMMVTVWSKMKEE, from the coding sequence ATGTCTGTGGAAAAACTGAACGATTTTACCAAAGGAAGCATATCTGGCAATATCATGCGGCTGGCCATGCCGATGATGGCGGCGCAGCTTATCAATGTGCTGTACAGCGTGGTTGACCGTGTCTATATCGGACACTTGCCGGATGCTTCGACACTTGCCCTGACAGGCCTTGGGCTCACCTTTCCCATTATTATGATCATTACGGCTTTTGCCAATCTTTTTGGCATGGGCGGCGCGCCGCTCTGCTCCATCGCCAGGGGAAAGGGAGACGACCGCAGGGCGGAGCGCATTATGGGAAATTCCTTTGCCATGCTGCTGATCACCGGTGTTTTGCTCATGATGGTATGCCTGATCTTTAAGCGGCCGATTTTATACGCCTTTGGCGCCAGTGAACAAACCTTTCCGTATGCTGACAGCTATGTTGAAATTTATCTCTGCGGCAGTCTCTTTGTGATGATTGGTCTGGGGATGAACAGCTTTATCAATTCACAGGGCTTTGCGAAAACCGGAATGATGACCGTGGCCCTGGGGGCGGTTGTCAATATTTTGCTGGACCCGGTATTTATTTTTATCCTTGGCTTAGGCGTCCGGGGCGCAGCTCTGGCCACCGTGTTGTCTCAACTGCTCTCCGCTCTCTGGGTTTTACGCTTTCTGACCGGAAAGAAAGCCATTTACCGGCTTAGCCTGAAAAATATGAAGCTGGATTTTCCGCTGGTCGGTGAAATCGCCGGTCTGGGACTTTCGGGATTTATCATGTCTGTCACCAACAGCGCGGTACAGATTGTATGCAACGCAAGCCTTCAGTTTTACGGGGGTGATATTTACGTTGGGGTCATGACCGTTTTAAACTCCATCCGTGAGGTGCTCACCATGCCTGTACAGGGCATTACCAACGGTGCGCAGCCTGTACTCGGCTTTAATTATGGCGCCGGGGCCTACGGCAGGGTGCGGAAGGGGATTCAGTTTACAGCGGTTATCGGGGTGGCGTATACCTTTATTGCATGGCTGATTCTGATGCTTACGCCCCAGGCCTTTATCCATATTTTCAACAGTGAGCCAGAACTTATCAGGCTGGGGGTTCCGGCTTTATATATTTATTTCTTTGGCTTTTTTATGATGGCCCTCCAGTTTTCCGGGCAGACGGTTTTCATCGCGCTGGGGAAATCAAAGCAGGCTATTTTCTTTTCACTGCTTCGAAAAGCGATCATTGTTATCCCGCTCACGCTGTTTTTACCGACGGTTTTTAACCTTGGTGTCAACGGTGTTTTTCTGGCAGAGCCCATCTCTAATTTTATCGGGGGAGCCGCCTGCTTTATTACCATGATGGTCACGGTATGGTCAAAAATGAAAGAAGAATAG
- a CDS encoding ammonium transporter, which produces MINFADTGFILVCAAMVCLMTPALAVFYAGLLRKGNIIDIMFQCFIAMGIVTVLWFIGGFSLIFGGDVSGIIGSLEFAFLQNVSLAPSALWAPTIPFIAFFVFQLMFALVTPALICGAVAERMTLKSYMIFLTLWSLLVYIPVAHWVWGGGFLSQMGLADFAGGTVVHMSAGFSALAAVLVIGGRKKRDYTPHNMVYVAIGAGLLWFGWFAFNGGSALAANEIAAMTITNSQISAGFGLITWVTASWIQEKHPSVLGAMMGALAGLVCITPGSGFVEPWAAAIIGVAGTLCCYGVIQLRIKKNLDDTLDVFGLHGAGGTVGIIMTGIFASPAINTVTGAVYGNPGQVLTQLAGAAVVMLYSFVLTIVMLKIIGRFTPLRVSDSQEIGGIDEKYYQEKGLVE; this is translated from the coding sequence ATGATTAATTTTGCGGATACAGGATTTATTCTTGTCTGTGCGGCAATGGTATGCCTGATGACGCCGGCATTAGCTGTTTTTTATGCCGGGCTGCTGAGAAAGGGCAATATCATCGACATTATGTTTCAGTGCTTTATTGCCATGGGCATTGTAACAGTGCTTTGGTTTATCGGCGGTTTCAGTCTGATTTTTGGCGGCGATGTCTCGGGGATTATCGGCAGTCTGGAGTTTGCGTTTTTACAGAATGTGAGCCTGGCGCCTTCGGCGCTGTGGGCGCCGACCATTCCGTTTATCGCCTTCTTTGTCTTTCAGCTGATGTTCGCCCTGGTGACGCCTGCGCTTATCTGCGGCGCGGTGGCAGAGCGGATGACGCTTAAGAGCTATATGATATTTCTGACGCTCTGGAGCCTTTTAGTTTATATACCGGTAGCGCACTGGGTATGGGGCGGTGGATTTCTGTCACAGATGGGCCTGGCCGACTTTGCCGGCGGCACGGTGGTTCATATGAGTGCAGGCTTCTCGGCTCTGGCGGCAGTGCTGGTCATCGGCGGAAGGAAAAAAAGGGATTATACCCCGCATAATATGGTATATGTTGCCATCGGAGCGGGACTTCTGTGGTTTGGCTGGTTTGCTTTTAACGGAGGAAGCGCTCTGGCGGCCAACGAAATTGCCGCTATGACCATCACCAATTCACAGATTTCCGCGGGCTTTGGGCTCATAACCTGGGTGACTGCCAGTTGGATTCAGGAAAAACACCCCAGCGTTTTAGGGGCGATGATGGGGGCTCTGGCAGGCCTGGTCTGCATAACGCCGGGATCAGGCTTTGTGGAGCCCTGGGCGGCAGCCATTATTGGTGTTGCGGGCACCTTGTGCTGCTATGGCGTGATTCAGCTGCGGATTAAAAAGAACCTAGACGACACACTGGATGTTTTTGGACTGCATGGAGCCGGAGGGACTGTGGGCATTATCATGACCGGCATTTTTGCCAGCCCGGCCATCAATACTGTAACGGGAGCGGTTTATGGCAACCCTGGACAGGTGCTGACACAGCTTGCCGGAGCGGCGGTCGTCATGCTTTACAGCTTTGTATTAACCATTGTCATGCTGAAAATAATCGGCCGGTTTACGCCGCTGCGAGTTTCGGACTCCCAGGAAATCGGGGGAATTGACGAGAAATATTATCAGGAAAAAGGATTGGTGGAATAA
- a CDS encoding sodium-dependent transporter: MNDKKSRGAWGSRIGYILSTLGMAIGVGAMWRFPMLTAKYGGGAFVLAFFLISIIIVIPAAWGEVGLGRHTKSGVAGALESLAGKKGKVIGTFIALIPLLLMFYYPVIMANVVQYIYYTVAGSPFLADPEGFYSVISNNKIVVFLIVAGLDILTGVICLGGIKGGIEKACKILLPTLFVILVVLVIRICTLPGIIEGIEFYVRPDFSQWANPKLWVEAAGMALFAIGCGPGYLITFGSYCSDKADIGTDLVTVNITQMLICVLSGFAMIPAVILFGMNPDAGSGLIFMVLPKVFEQLAGGPVWLVFFLIALLFAGLSTTMSAWEVPVAVLIDSFGLKRRTAVIIVTLVAIIGAIPCIWIAEFLEHFDYLVGTFLYTAAATGIALYLAWFYKAKRVREEWINPTSVIKYGAWEDVLYKFLTVPVFVYFLATGFIGFFN; encoded by the coding sequence ATGAATGATAAAAAAAGCCGTGGTGCCTGGGGATCACGGATAGGCTATATCTTGTCAACCTTGGGGATGGCAATTGGTGTTGGCGCAATGTGGCGCTTTCCAATGCTGACAGCGAAATATGGTGGCGGCGCTTTTGTTCTGGCATTTTTTCTGATCAGTATCATTATCGTTATTCCAGCCGCTTGGGGAGAAGTGGGGCTGGGACGGCATACAAAATCCGGTGTCGCCGGCGCGCTGGAGTCTTTGGCTGGCAAAAAAGGTAAAGTTATCGGGACGTTTATTGCATTGATTCCATTGCTGCTAATGTTTTATTACCCGGTTATTATGGCAAATGTTGTGCAGTACATCTACTATACGGTTGCGGGGTCACCATTTTTGGCGGATCCGGAGGGTTTTTACAGCGTTATATCGAACAATAAAATCGTTGTGTTCTTGATTGTCGCCGGGCTTGATATTTTAACGGGTGTTATCTGCCTGGGCGGCATCAAGGGTGGGATTGAAAAAGCATGTAAAATCCTTTTGCCAACCCTTTTCGTCATTCTGGTAGTTTTAGTAATTCGTATCTGTACCTTACCTGGTATCATTGAAGGAATCGAGTTTTATGTCCGTCCGGATTTTTCCCAATGGGCCAATCCAAAGCTATGGGTTGAAGCGGCTGGCATGGCCTTGTTCGCAATTGGCTGTGGCCCCGGTTATCTGATAACCTTTGGCAGCTACTGCTCTGATAAAGCGGACATTGGTACAGATCTGGTAACGGTTAATATTACTCAGATGTTAATCTGCGTTTTAAGCGGCTTTGCAATGATCCCGGCAGTTATCCTCTTTGGGATGAACCCGGACGCGGGAAGCGGCCTCATTTTCATGGTATTGCCAAAAGTTTTCGAGCAGCTGGCTGGCGGTCCTGTCTGGCTGGTGTTTTTCCTGATTGCGTTGCTGTTCGCAGGCTTATCCACAACCATGTCCGCCTGGGAAGTACCGGTTGCGGTTTTGATCGACAGCTTTGGCCTCAAGAGAAGAACGGCTGTTATCATTGTAACACTTGTCGCCATTATCGGGGCAATTCCATGTATCTGGATTGCTGAGTTCCTGGAACATTTCGATTATTTGGTTGGAACCTTCCTGTATACGGCTGCTGCAACGGGGATCGCGCTTTATCTGGCGTGGTTTTATAAAGCGAAACGCGTGCGTGAAGAATGGATTAATCCGACATCGGTTATTAAATACGGCGCATGGGAAGATGTTCTGTATAAATTCCTCACAGTGCCGGTGTTCGTATATTTCCTTGCGACAGGCTTTATTGGTTTCTTTAATTAA
- the larB gene encoding nickel pincer cofactor biosynthesis protein LarB: protein MNAERLKNLLSEVKSGQTSIDSAFEKIKDIPYHDLEYAKVDYHRELRNGFPEVVYSPGKSLEQIHGIVEDMITHTDGNIMATRADQNVYKTIAELSDKTEYYKDARVVVVRRKPFEVSEKSVAVVSAGTSDIPVAEEAAVCAEVMGNRVDRLYDVGVAGIHRLLDNVDRINRAGVIIVIAGMEGALASVVGGLTDKPVIAVPTSIGYGANFGGVSALLGMLTSCASGIGVVNIDNGFGAACLASKINR, encoded by the coding sequence ATGAACGCAGAAAGATTAAAAAATTTATTGTCAGAGGTAAAAAGCGGTCAAACCAGTATCGACAGCGCTTTTGAAAAGATAAAGGATATACCGTATCATGATCTGGAATACGCAAAGGTCGATTATCATAGAGAATTGCGCAATGGTTTTCCGGAAGTAGTGTACAGCCCTGGGAAATCCCTTGAGCAGATTCATGGAATTGTTGAGGATATGATTACGCATACCGATGGGAATATTATGGCAACACGGGCAGATCAAAATGTTTACAAAACCATTGCGGAGCTTTCTGATAAAACGGAATATTATAAGGATGCCAGAGTTGTCGTGGTCAGGCGAAAGCCTTTTGAAGTCAGCGAAAAAAGTGTTGCGGTCGTGTCCGCAGGCACTTCGGATATACCGGTGGCCGAGGAGGCGGCGGTTTGCGCGGAGGTCATGGGAAATCGTGTGGATCGGCTTTATGACGTCGGCGTTGCGGGAATTCACCGGCTGCTCGACAATGTAGACCGGATCAATCGTGCCGGAGTTATCATTGTAATCGCTGGAATGGAGGGCGCTCTGGCGAGTGTGGTTGGCGGCTTGACGGATAAACCCGTTATCGCAGTGCCTACGAGCATTGGGTATGGCGCGAACTTTGGCGGCGTTTCAGCCTTGCTGGGAATGCTGACATCCTGTGCCAGCGGCATTGGCGTTGTGAATATTGATAATGGATTCGGCGCGGCCTGCCTCGCGTCAAAAATCAACAGATAA
- a CDS encoding helix-turn-helix transcriptional regulator, whose translation MKNRIKELRKENGLTQLQLADAVGVSTRTIISLEKGQYNPSIMLAYKIARLFNTTIEELYCLEANLENEMENL comes from the coding sequence TTGAAAAACAGAATAAAAGAACTGAGAAAAGAAAATGGCTTGACACAGCTCCAACTGGCAGATGCTGTAGGAGTGTCAACCAGGACCATTATTTCGTTGGAAAAGGGGCAGTATAATCCATCGATTATGTTAGCCTACAAAATCGCGCGTTTGTTTAATACAACAATTGAAGAATTGTATTGTTTGGAGGCGAATCTGGAAAATGAAATGGAAAATTTATAA
- a CDS encoding M20 family metallopeptidase, whose protein sequence is MYSTNAQTLTRELVRIDSSDPGAYEGAIGLKITELLESAGVAVIREQVLPGRFNVMGKIEGEIDDPALIYICHMDTVTLGGGWSVPPLAAEIKNGRLYGRGACDMKSGLACALSVFLKAAASGIRPRHSFIFIGTVDEEDYMRGVEAAIASGWVTEKSWVLDTEPTNGQIQVAHKGRTWFELTADGITAHASTPWKGADAIAAMAEMIAAIRRGIAETPTHHDLGRSTVTFGQINGGYRPYVVPDHCAVTIDMRLVPPTTTAAAESIVKSAIRQAEKQIPGVKGHYRITGDRPFVEKNAQSFLLNALKESCEAVTGQPASVSFFPGYTDSAVIAGTLRNHNCLSYGPGDLELAHKPDEYVPLTDIDRCEKVLADLAERVLFD, encoded by the coding sequence ATGTACAGCACAAACGCGCAGACACTCACCCGTGAGCTTGTCCGCATCGACAGCTCCGACCCCGGCGCATATGAAGGGGCCATCGGCCTTAAAATCACAGAGCTTCTGGAGTCGGCAGGCGTTGCCGTTATCAGAGAGCAGGTTCTGCCCGGCCGTTTTAATGTTATGGGCAAAATCGAGGGGGAAATCGACGATCCTGCGCTTATCTATATCTGCCATATGGATACCGTGACATTGGGCGGGGGCTGGAGTGTGCCGCCGCTCGCTGCAGAAATAAAAAACGGACGGCTTTACGGCCGAGGCGCCTGCGATATGAAATCCGGTCTGGCCTGCGCACTCTCTGTTTTCCTAAAAGCAGCCGCTTCCGGCATACGCCCCCGCCACTCCTTTATTTTCATCGGAACGGTCGACGAGGAGGACTATATGCGGGGAGTGGAGGCCGCCATCGCCTCAGGCTGGGTTACTGAAAAGAGCTGGGTATTGGATACCGAGCCTACAAACGGCCAGATCCAGGTCGCCCATAAAGGCCGCACTTGGTTTGAGTTGACCGCAGACGGTATTACCGCCCATGCCAGCACCCCCTGGAAAGGTGCGGACGCCATTGCCGCTATGGCTGAAATGATCGCCGCCATCCGGAGAGGCATCGCCGAAACGCCAACGCATCACGACCTTGGCCGCTCCACCGTCACCTTTGGCCAGATCAACGGCGGCTACCGCCCCTATGTGGTTCCGGACCACTGCGCCGTTACCATCGATATGCGCCTGGTGCCGCCAACCACCACAGCCGCGGCGGAAAGCATCGTAAAATCTGCCATACGCCAGGCAGAAAAACAGATTCCCGGGGTCAAAGGCCATTACAGAATCACCGGTGACCGGCCGTTCGTGGAAAAGAACGCGCAGTCCTTCCTTCTAAACGCGCTGAAAGAAAGCTGTGAAGCTGTAACCGGCCAGCCTGCCAGCGTCAGCTTTTTTCCCGGTTACACCGACAGCGCCGTTATCGCCGGAACCCTGCGCAACCATAATTGCCTTTCCTACGGACCCGGCGATCTCGAGCTGGCTCATAAACCTGACGAATATGTTCCACTGACGGATATCGACCGCTGCGAAAAAGTGCTGGCCGACCTGGCGGAGCGGGTCTTATTTGATTGA